A genomic region of Nymphaea colorata isolate Beijing-Zhang1983 chromosome 2, ASM883128v2, whole genome shotgun sequence contains the following coding sequences:
- the LOC116248226 gene encoding gibberellin-regulated protein 2-like, translating to MAKYSGLAFLLLLVLTMIIQCQATCSDQEKSEMMNAEHHEGSRLLGGKIDCGAACSYRCSKASRQKICLRACGTCCARCNCVPPGTSGNTHVCPCYATMTTHGGRLKCP from the exons ATGGCGAAATACTCTGGTCTTGCTTTTCTCCTCTTGCTCGTGCTGACGATG ATCATTCAGTGTCAGGCGACCTGCTCAGACCAAGAAAAATCCGAa ATGATGAACGCCGAGCATCACGAGGGGAGTCGACTGCTGGGTGGAAAGATAG ATTGCGGAGCAGCTTGCTCGTACAGGTGCAGCAAGGCGTCGAGGCAGAAGATCTGCCTGAGGGCGTGCGGAACTTGCTGTGCTCGCTGCAACTGCGTCCCTCCCGGCACCTCCGGCAACACCCACGTCTGCCCCTGCTACGCCACCATGACCACCCACGGCGGCCGGCTCAAGTGCCCTTAA
- the LOC116249330 gene encoding uncharacterized protein LOC116249330, translated as MASKSIQQMNGGILSPSNDALIYTTMCVVGLPVEVQVKDGSIYAGIFHTACIERDYGVVLKMARMIRRGINTEGFVGEAIIDTLVVLPEDLVQVAAKGVMLPSDGYPGDIFNEDKATISYVSGTVQPPNFDCEREVKLNSAKLDEDDRKRSTQEALVDGQQKSMIKSEGCVEAGNHTRPPVEKAISNGFKTTSVCSPDNSEQTSGVPCSVEEASSTVDMDDERQVVQYGLQEEQNASTNRQRQSEETLVRGVQCSVSPNMVQMVRSVVAEKVPCEVPLADGCSGSSSLRIEKVEQLRNTIVTPLDVPSSNPSTPSPSSADFPSVSSLSSVPSATDSVISKNAICNQSSKEFKLNPGAKIFSPSSMNLRTSTPTVSNVDQVVDVSTQPIVDAQPGIQFNHPISHAGLPVKYAPHSNLAAGNGGSYPQNPQHVFGHISSRSQPIRYIVQYMPPQGGSVYVHPSNQTVMVGRMGPVVYAPSISQDSVHGVSALPQGLVRPLLSAHQPLLPKHHGAAAPPVQLCMAPPFAPGIHQPLVLPNHLPISQPFPTVRPVTVASGTGILGGKFAM; from the exons ATGGCTTCAAAAAGCATCCAACAAATGAATGGAGGCATCCTCTCTCCATCAAATGATGCACTCATCTACACAACAATGTGTGTTGTTGGCCTGCCAGTGGAGGTTCAGGTTAAAGATGGATCCATCTATGCTGGCATTTTCCACACTGCCTGCATTGAAAGGGACTATG GGGTTGTGCTGAAGATGGCTAGGATGATCAGAAGAGGCATAAACACTGAAGGTTTTGTTGGGGAAGCTATCATTGATACCCTTGTGGTCCTTCCTGAGGATCTTGTTCAAGTTGCTGCCAAG GGTGTTATGTTGCCATCAGATGGGTACCCTGGAGATATTTTTAATGAGGATAAAGCGACAATTAGTTATGTTAGTGGAACTGTTCAACCTCCGAATTTTGATTGCGAGAGAGAGGTTAAGCTGAACAGTGCAAAATTAGATGAGGATGACCGAAAGAGATCAACACAGGAGGCTTTGGTGGATGGACAACAAAA GTCTATGATCAAATCTGAAGGATGCGTAGAAGCTGGAAATCACACTCGACCACCAGTTGAGAAAGCTATATCTAATGGATTCAAAACAACAAGTGTTTGTTCTCCAGACAACTCCGAGCAAACAAGTGGTGTCCCATGCTCG GTGGAAGAGGCATCAAGCACTGTCGATATGGATGATGAGAG GCAAGTCGTGCAATACGGGTTACAGGAGGAGCAAAATGCATCTACCAACCGTCAAAGACAATCTGAAGAAACT CTTGTACGTGGAGTTCAATGTTCTGTTTCTCCGA ACATGGTGCAGATGGTTCGGTCTGTGGTAGCTGAAAAAGTTCCTTGTGAGGTGCCATTAGCAGATGGATGTTCTGGCTCATCCTCACTAAGAATTGAAAAGGTTGAGCAACTGAGGAATACCATCGTTACACCATTGGATGTTCCCTCTTCAAACCCTTCTACTCCATCTCCTTCTTCTGCAGATTTCCCTTCAGTTTCATCCCTAAGTTCAGTTCCGTCTGCAACTGATtctgtaatttcaaaaaatgcaaTCTGCAACCAGAGTTCCAAG GAATTCAAGCTCAACCCTGGGGCCAAGATCTTTTCACCATCATCTATGAACCTGAGGACATCAACTCCGACAGTTTCAAATGTTGATCAGGTTGTTGATGTCTCTACACAACCTATTGTAGATGCTCAGCCAGGAATTCAATTTAATCATCCTATATCTCATGCTGGTCTACCTGTGAAGTATGCCCCGCACAGTAACTTAGCTGCTGGAAATGGTGGAAGCTATCCTCAGAATCCCCAACAT GTTTTTGGACATATTAGTAGCAGATCTCAGCCAATTAGATATATAGTTCAGTACATGCCCCCTCAAGGAGGCAGTGTGTATGTCCATCCAAGTAATCAAACG GTTATGGTTGGCAGAATGGGGCCAGTAGTTTATGCACCTTCCATATCACAG GATTCTGTTCATGGAGTTTCAGCGCTCCCACAAGGGTTGGTGCGTCCCCTCTTGAGTGCACATCAGCCTCTTCTGCCAAAGCATCACG GAGCTGCAGCGCCGCCTGTGCAGTTATGCATGGCGCCACCATTTGCACCTGGCATCCACCAGCCTCTTGTATTACCTAACCATTTGCCAATCTCACAACCATTTCCTACAGTCCGTCCTGTTACTGTTGCAAGTGGCACCGGCATTCTAGGCGGCAAATTTGCCATGTGA